The Deltaproteobacteria bacterium genome includes a region encoding these proteins:
- a CDS encoding nitronate monooxygenase, producing MGKRILRTKLCDILGIEYPIVSAGMGPTLIGETTGAPVGLVVAVSEAGGMGVLGGAGFTIDGLREAIREIKSKTDKPYGVDLLLPQKLDLGGGMGQKEIKELPLNAILKSLPKSHQDWVKKVKEELNLPDVEIMVKMNSTTMRPQEAIKVCIEEKVPLFCAGLGNPGFMVEEAHAHGMKVLAITGNTKNARRMAQSGIDLLVAQGHEGGGHTGRIGTMALLPQAIDAAAPVPVLAAGGIGDGRGLAAALAMGCVGVWVGTRFLATTEGGALEINKQRILKSTDEDTRVSTAYTGKTLRASYNKFHDLWNGSGLEPLPFPTQVLISSALLASFIEGKKDDFVGGLAGQVSGLIKEIKPARQVLEEMVEEAVDILTRKLPETVIAK from the coding sequence ATGGGCAAAAGAATATTACGGACCAAGCTTTGCGATATTCTGGGAATTGAATATCCTATCGTGAGCGCCGGCATGGGGCCGACGCTGATCGGGGAAACCACAGGGGCACCTGTGGGCCTGGTAGTGGCCGTCTCTGAGGCAGGCGGAATGGGAGTCCTCGGAGGCGCGGGTTTTACCATCGATGGGCTCAGGGAAGCCATTCGGGAAATCAAATCCAAGACGGATAAACCCTATGGGGTAGACCTTCTCCTGCCTCAAAAACTTGACCTGGGTGGAGGCATGGGGCAGAAGGAGATCAAGGAGCTGCCTCTGAACGCGATCCTGAAATCCCTGCCTAAATCACATCAAGATTGGGTCAAGAAGGTAAAAGAAGAGCTGAACCTCCCGGATGTAGAAATAATGGTGAAGATGAACTCAACCACGATGCGCCCCCAGGAAGCCATCAAGGTATGTATCGAAGAGAAGGTTCCTCTTTTTTGCGCCGGCCTGGGCAATCCAGGTTTTATGGTGGAAGAAGCTCATGCCCACGGCATGAAAGTGCTGGCTATTACCGGGAACACCAAGAACGCAAGAAGGATGGCTCAATCGGGCATCGACCTTCTGGTGGCTCAGGGCCATGAAGGCGGCGGGCATACCGGACGCATCGGGACAATGGCTCTCTTGCCGCAGGCGATCGATGCGGCGGCCCCCGTACCCGTTTTGGCTGCTGGAGGTATTGGCGACGGCCGGGGACTGGCTGCGGCTCTGGCCATGGGTTGCGTGGGCGTATGGGTCGGAACCCGCTTTCTGGCCACAACCGAAGGTGGTGCCCTGGAAATAAACAAACAGCGCATCCTGAAATCCACTGACGAAGACACGCGAGTGAGTACGGCTTACACAGGCAAGACGCTCCGGGCAAGCTACAACAAGTTCCACGACCTCTGGAATGGTTCCGGATTGGAGCCGCTTCCCTTCCCCACCCAGGTTTTAATCTCTTCGGCCCTCCTGGCCAGTTTCATCGAGGGGAAAAAGGACGATTTCGTTGGGGGTCTGGCTGGACAGGTCTCCGGTCTCATCAAAGAGATTAAACCGGCCCGCCAGGTTCTGGAAGAGATGGTCGAGGAAGCCGTAGATATATTAACCCGCAAACTCCCGGAAACGGTGATAGCAAAATAA
- a CDS encoding DegQ family serine endoprotease, which produces MSNILKRFLINKKTAGLTLAAVALAFTLVGLGMASAFHWTGASEAKNAISGATTSASTPTVPGSFADLAQRLSPTVVNVKVTKVEKVGSFPMPQLPEGPFGDFFRQFPHMIPQGPESRQTQGTGSGVIISADGYILTNNHVVEGAKEVMVTVGDEEEYKAQVVGRDPKTDLAVLKIKPKENLPVAALGDSNETNVGDWVLAIGNPFGLTHTVTSGIVSAKGRVIGAGPYDNFIQTDASINPGNSGGPLFNMKGEVVGINTAILPYGQGIGFAIPVNTAKPLIPQLVAKGEVTRGYLGVSIQPLTSELAKALKVEESKGALVSDVTPASPAAKAGIQRGDLIVSFNKKTVEDPRTLSAMVAETPVGQQVPVTVLRDGVKQQLSVAVGKLPSERAEEEQSIQPTQGKWGLQLQDLSPKMASRLGVKAGQGVVVAGVQSGTPAERAGVHQGDIILEMNRQPVNSVAEAREVVTKTSEKEPLLLLVKRDSGSFFITLTM; this is translated from the coding sequence ATGTCCAACATCTTAAAACGTTTTTTAATCAACAAAAAAACTGCAGGGTTGACCCTGGCGGCTGTCGCCTTGGCTTTCACCCTAGTCGGGCTCGGGATGGCTTCGGCCTTCCACTGGACCGGCGCATCAGAGGCGAAAAACGCCATTAGCGGCGCCACGACATCCGCGTCAACACCAACCGTTCCTGGCTCCTTTGCCGATCTGGCCCAGAGATTGAGCCCTACGGTCGTCAATGTGAAGGTGACCAAGGTTGAAAAGGTGGGGAGTTTCCCCATGCCCCAGCTTCCAGAAGGCCCCTTCGGGGACTTCTTCAGACAGTTCCCCCATATGATCCCTCAGGGCCCTGAAAGCCGCCAGACTCAAGGTACTGGGTCCGGAGTTATCATCAGCGCGGATGGCTACATCCTGACCAACAACCACGTGGTGGAAGGCGCCAAAGAGGTAATGGTCACCGTGGGGGACGAAGAAGAGTATAAGGCGCAGGTCGTGGGGCGCGATCCGAAAACAGATCTGGCCGTGCTGAAGATCAAGCCCAAAGAAAACCTCCCGGTGGCAGCACTGGGTGACTCCAATGAGACCAATGTTGGAGACTGGGTTCTGGCCATCGGCAACCCCTTTGGATTGACCCATACCGTAACTTCCGGGATCGTGAGCGCCAAGGGCCGGGTCATCGGCGCCGGACCGTATGACAATTTCATCCAGACCGACGCCTCCATCAACCCGGGCAACTCAGGCGGCCCGCTCTTCAACATGAAAGGAGAGGTTGTCGGGATCAACACCGCCATCCTCCCCTACGGGCAGGGGATCGGCTTTGCCATCCCGGTCAACACGGCCAAGCCCTTGATTCCCCAGCTTGTGGCCAAGGGTGAGGTGACCCGGGGATACCTCGGGGTGAGCATCCAGCCGCTCACCTCTGAGCTGGCCAAGGCCTTGAAGGTGGAAGAGAGCAAGGGAGCTCTCGTGAGCGATGTGACCCCGGCCAGCCCTGCCGCGAAGGCCGGAATCCAGCGGGGTGACTTGATTGTTTCCTTCAATAAAAAGACGGTGGAAGATCCTCGCACCCTTTCCGCCATGGTCGCCGAGACCCCGGTGGGGCAGCAGGTTCCCGTGACGGTCCTTCGCGACGGCGTAAAGCAGCAGCTTTCTGTCGCAGTCGGCAAACTCCCTTCGGAGAGAGCTGAAGAAGAGCAATCCATTCAGCCGACCCAGGGAAAGTGGGGTCTCCAGCTTCAGGACTTGAGCCCTAAGATGGCCAGCCGGCTTGGTGTTAAGGCTGGTCAGGGCGTTGTGGTCGCGGGAGTTCAGAGCGGCACCCCAGCGGAGCGAGCAGGCGTCCACCAGGGAGATATCATTCTGGAAATGAACCGCCAGCCGGTGAACTCGGTCGCAGAAGCCCGGGAGGTGGTCACCAAGACCAGCGAAAAAGAACCTCTCTTGCTTCTGGTGAAACGGGACAGCGGTAGTTTCTTCATCACCCTGACCATGTAA
- a CDS encoding MerR family transcriptional regulator, translating to MKIRDLVQRTRVSKETVHYYIREGLLPKPRKRGRNIAEYNDSYVDRIRLISTGSCPGKNTSESSR from the coding sequence TTGAAGATTAGAGATCTCGTCCAACGCACCAGGGTATCCAAGGAGACCGTTCATTATTATATCCGGGAAGGGCTCCTCCCCAAGCCCCGCAAGCGCGGAAGGAACATTGCGGAGTACAACGATAGCTATGTAGACCGCATCCGTCTCATCTCTACCGGAAGCTGTCCCGGGAAGAATACAAGCGAATCCTCTCGGTAA
- a CDS encoding ATP-binding protein: protein MRIRSIRTRLTFWYTSLLALTFLLLGGAACGLLAYNLSHDVDTALSGVARLMAEQARRSGAAFLPPEVDEAFRRFFGFSPWDRYFEMIEPPDRSGPAPRPGKLPLSPKARENASEGLSTFETLEGLAPYPVRVLTMPVIEAGRVVRLVQVGMSLEVSYNTRRRFLLTMAAVFPIGLLLAGGGGWLLARRALRPVDRMAETARRISAEQLAARLEDRGANDELSRLAQTLNEMLGRLDTSFRQIRQFSADASHELQTPLTILKGEIEVALRMPRTPEEYQRILKSALEEIDRVARLVEGLLLLARADAGVLRMDLQPVDLAQLVEDVYGQAKVLADRRKITLLLGVMEPLSIRGDYERLRQVLLNLVDNGIKYTPSGGRVTLSLQRDGEWASLRVTDTGIGLSPGDQEKIFERFYRSAEDRSRGEGGAGLGLCIARSIAEAHGGKIQVESTPGLGSTFTVLLPLQS, encoded by the coding sequence ATGCGGATCCGATCCATTCGGACGCGCCTCACCTTCTGGTACACCAGCCTCCTGGCCTTGACCTTCCTCCTCCTGGGCGGGGCGGCCTGTGGGCTTCTGGCCTACAATCTCTCCCATGACGTGGACACGGCGCTTTCGGGGGTTGCGCGGCTGATGGCTGAGCAGGCGCGCAGGAGCGGTGCAGCCTTCCTTCCTCCTGAGGTTGACGAGGCCTTCCGCCGTTTTTTCGGCTTCTCTCCCTGGGACCGCTACTTCGAAATGATTGAGCCGCCAGACCGTTCCGGCCCGGCCCCGCGCCCCGGCAAGCTGCCACTCAGCCCGAAGGCCCGGGAGAATGCCTCTGAAGGACTTTCTACCTTTGAGACCTTGGAAGGTCTGGCGCCTTATCCGGTCCGGGTCCTGACCATGCCGGTCATCGAGGCCGGTAGGGTTGTACGCTTAGTCCAGGTGGGAATGTCGCTCGAGGTTTCTTATAATACGCGCCGACGCTTCCTCCTGACTATGGCGGCTGTCTTCCCCATCGGCCTTTTACTGGCCGGCGGCGGCGGATGGCTGCTGGCCCGCCGGGCGCTCAGGCCGGTGGATCGGATGGCGGAGACGGCCCGGCGCATCAGCGCAGAGCAGCTTGCCGCACGCCTGGAGGACAGAGGTGCGAACGACGAGTTGAGTCGGCTGGCCCAAACCTTGAACGAGATGCTCGGACGCCTGGACACATCTTTTCGCCAGATCCGCCAGTTCAGTGCGGATGCTTCCCACGAACTGCAGACACCCCTTACGATCCTGAAGGGGGAGATCGAAGTTGCCCTGCGTATGCCGCGGACTCCGGAGGAGTATCAGCGCATTCTGAAGAGTGCCCTGGAAGAGATCGACCGGGTCGCCCGCCTGGTGGAAGGCCTCCTGCTTCTCGCCCGGGCCGACGCCGGCGTGCTCCGAATGGATCTTCAGCCGGTGGATCTGGCCCAGCTGGTCGAAGACGTTTACGGACAGGCAAAGGTCCTGGCTGACCGCCGTAAAATTACCCTTCTCCTTGGGGTGATGGAACCCCTCTCCATTCGAGGAGATTATGAGCGCCTCAGGCAGGTTCTGCTGAACCTGGTAGACAATGGGATCAAGTACACGCCCTCCGGCGGCCGGGTAACGCTCTCCCTTCAGCGCGACGGAGAATGGGCCTCTCTCCGGGTTACGGATACGGGGATCGGCCTATCCCCTGGAGACCAGGAGAAAATCTTTGAACGATTTTACCGCTCTGCCGAGGATCGCTCGCGGGGCGAAGGCGGCGCGGGACTCGGGCTCTGCATCGCCCGCTCCATTGCCGAGGCTCATGGCGGCAAGATCCAGGTCGAAAGTACTCCGGGTCTCGGGAGCACTTTTACGGTTCTCCTCCCCCTCCAATCCTGA
- a CDS encoding type II toxin-antitoxin system RelE/ParE family toxin, with product MPFELRYHSDVKSIDIPLLDARLRTRIKNAIEKRLTTAPHLYGEPLRKTLRGYWKLRVGDYRVVFKIVEEAVWILGIIHRKKVYEAIKKRL from the coding sequence GTGCCGTTCGAACTTAGATACCATTCTGATGTGAAGTCCATTGATATTCCCCTTCTTGACGCAAGGCTGAGAACCCGCATTAAGAATGCCATTGAAAAACGCTTGACGACAGCACCTCATCTTTATGGTGAACCCTTGCGAAAAACACTCCGCGGCTATTGGAAGCTGAGGGTTGGGGATTACCGGGTGGTCTTCAAAATCGTGGAAGAAGCGGTTTGGATACTTGGTATCATTCACCGAAAAAAGGTTTATGAAGCAATAAAGAAGAGGCTTTAA
- a CDS encoding long-chain fatty acid--CoA ligase codes for MEVKPWHRHYDYNVPTTIRYPRLPVHELIQIPANAYPDKAALNFFGTEMTFWELRQQVLRMANALGALGVQKGDRVGIHLPNCPQYLISYYAVLSLGAIIVNINPMYTAEELKLIVGSTGLTTLITFDMVLPNIRILCQAVSIPRVIVTKVTDYIIGLGVSTAASLDLEKGWHHFSTLLESCTNTKFPRVQVNPEDPALIQFTGGTTGVPKGAVLTHRNVVAATLQCALWGNPTINYTPPERRSVVAVLPYFHVYGNIVVMNWAMFSCATQIQIPRFNIDEVMNLLANFKEITFFPAVPTMINAVINHPKAVELDLAKRLGLLNSGAAPMPVELIEQVRDMGIFFSEGYGLSESTSLGITNPILGLKKVGSIGIPVPDNDVRLVDLQEGKEDVPQGQPGEIIMKGPLIMQGYWNNPQETAGQLKDGWLYTGDIAVQDEDGYFFIVDRKKDMIIAGGFNVYPREIDEVLFQHPKVQEAVSVGIPDPYRGETVKAFIVLKSGEKATEEEIINFCKEKLAAYKVPKMVEFRDSLPKSAIGKVLRKVLRAEEEKKRKK; via the coding sequence ATGGAGGTTAAGCCCTGGCATCGTCATTATGATTATAACGTGCCCACCACGATCCGCTACCCCCGCTTACCCGTCCATGAACTCATTCAGATCCCGGCCAATGCTTACCCGGACAAGGCAGCCCTGAACTTTTTCGGAACGGAGATGACCTTCTGGGAGCTACGTCAACAAGTGCTCCGAATGGCGAATGCTCTGGGTGCTCTGGGGGTACAAAAAGGAGATCGGGTAGGAATTCATCTGCCCAACTGCCCTCAATACCTTATCTCTTATTATGCTGTGCTTTCGCTGGGGGCCATTATCGTAAATATCAATCCCATGTATACGGCCGAAGAGCTCAAGTTAATTGTCGGAAGTACCGGACTGACTACGCTCATCACCTTCGATATGGTTCTGCCCAATATCCGTATTTTATGCCAGGCAGTTTCCATTCCCCGGGTGATCGTAACCAAGGTTACCGATTACATCATCGGGTTGGGCGTTAGCACGGCGGCCAGTCTGGATCTGGAAAAAGGGTGGCATCATTTTTCCACACTCCTGGAGAGCTGCACCAACACGAAGTTCCCCCGGGTCCAGGTGAACCCGGAAGACCCAGCCCTGATTCAGTTTACCGGAGGAACCACAGGAGTTCCCAAAGGAGCCGTTCTCACCCATAGGAACGTGGTTGCGGCGACTCTCCAATGCGCCCTTTGGGGGAATCCCACCATCAATTACACTCCTCCCGAGAGGCGCTCCGTGGTCGCCGTTTTACCTTACTTCCACGTCTACGGCAACATCGTGGTAATGAACTGGGCCATGTTTAGCTGCGCTACTCAGATCCAGATCCCTCGCTTTAATATTGATGAGGTCATGAACCTTCTGGCCAACTTCAAAGAAATTACTTTTTTCCCCGCTGTGCCCACCATGATCAACGCGGTCATCAACCACCCTAAGGCCGTGGAATTAGACCTGGCTAAAAGGCTGGGTTTGCTTAACTCAGGAGCGGCGCCCATGCCGGTAGAGCTGATCGAGCAGGTCAGGGATATGGGCATTTTCTTCAGCGAAGGGTATGGCCTCTCCGAGTCAACCTCCCTGGGAATTACCAATCCCATCCTGGGTCTCAAGAAGGTGGGCAGCATCGGAATTCCCGTCCCGGACAATGATGTACGGCTCGTGGATCTGCAGGAGGGCAAAGAGGATGTCCCACAGGGGCAGCCGGGAGAGATCATCATGAAAGGCCCGTTGATCATGCAGGGTTATTGGAATAATCCCCAGGAGACGGCCGGACAACTCAAAGACGGATGGCTCTATACCGGAGATATTGCAGTCCAGGATGAAGATGGATATTTCTTTATTGTTGACCGCAAGAAAGATATGATCATTGCCGGAGGATTCAACGTCTACCCCCGGGAGATTGATGAGGTTCTCTTCCAGCATCCCAAGGTCCAAGAAGCCGTTTCCGTAGGTATCCCAGACCCGTACCGGGGGGAAACCGTGAAGGCGTTTATCGTTTTAAAATCCGGAGAGAAGGCAACCGAAGAAGAAATCATCAACTTCTGTAAGGAAAAGTTGGCTGCGTATAAAGTGCCCAAAATGGTAGAGTTCCGCGATTCCCTTCCCAAATCCGCGATCGGCAAGGTTCTGCGCAAGGTATTGCGGGCAGAGGAAGAAAAGAAAAGGAAAAAATGA
- a CDS encoding response regulator transcription factor, with amino-acid sequence MRILVVEDERKVASFIRQGLGEEGYAVDVASNGEEGLAMARDGVHDLIILDIGLPKMNGLQVLQELRRRKVTTPVLLLTVRATIEDKVLGLDAGADDYLTKPFAFQELVARVRALLRRRTEGGPAVLQFADLTLDPARHTAFRGGQKIDLTSKEFALLDYFMRNPGRVLTRTMIIDHVWDYDFDTGTNVVDVYVNYLRKKIDSDREPKLIHTIRGVGYVMKAE; translated from the coding sequence ATGCGGATCCTGGTCGTGGAAGATGAAAGAAAGGTGGCCAGCTTCATCCGGCAGGGCCTGGGAGAGGAAGGCTATGCGGTTGATGTCGCCTCGAACGGCGAGGAGGGCCTGGCGATGGCCCGGGATGGGGTGCATGACCTGATCATCCTCGACATCGGCCTGCCAAAGATGAACGGGCTCCAGGTCCTCCAGGAACTTCGCCGACGGAAGGTTACGACGCCGGTTCTGCTCCTCACGGTGCGGGCGACCATCGAGGACAAGGTTCTCGGTCTCGATGCGGGAGCGGATGACTATCTGACCAAGCCCTTTGCCTTCCAGGAGCTTGTCGCCAGGGTTCGGGCACTGCTGCGGCGGCGGACCGAAGGGGGTCCAGCCGTTCTTCAGTTTGCCGACCTGACCCTTGATCCTGCCCGGCACACTGCCTTCCGCGGAGGCCAGAAGATCGACCTCACCTCAAAGGAGTTTGCCCTCCTTGATTACTTCATGCGCAACCCCGGGCGCGTGCTGACCCGGACCATGATCATCGATCACGTCTGGGATTATGACTTCGACACCGGGACCAACGTCGTGGACGTTTACGTCAATTACCTCCGGAAGAAGATCGACTCAGACCGGGAACCAAAGCTGATCCACACCATCCGGGGGGTTGGCTACGTGATGAAAGCGGAGTAA
- a CDS encoding acetyl-CoA C-acetyltransferase produces MREVVIAGYLRTAQSRSRPNDPPRDWFHKVRSDDLLAKLLPEVIKRTGIKAEEIEDFIVGSATGVNEQWSYGGRFPIFLANLPQTIAAKFVDQQCGSAMAGIHVGFMEIAMGFADIVMIGGMEHMTRVPIGGPLLEKGAIAPNMRLFTDPAYKHWDMMTTMNMGFTAEKLFAQSGLTKEDMDRWGVRSHQLAAKAQKEGFFKDEILPIEAEQADGKMMVVDKDQAVRADTTMEGMKDLKPAYKPDGAVTAGTSSPLNAAATSMILMSKETAKKKGIQPMAVIRSIGFAGVDPTIMGAGPVPASRKALEKAGLQVKDIDYWEINEAFAIVVLNCAKELGIDPDRVNVMGGGLAIGHPLGATGIRLVGTLARILKAKGGRYGLANACVGGGQGVATIIEREP; encoded by the coding sequence ATGAGAGAAGTGGTCATTGCCGGATATTTGCGTACTGCCCAGTCGCGGTCCCGTCCCAATGATCCACCCCGGGACTGGTTTCACAAAGTAAGATCCGATGACCTATTAGCGAAGCTTCTTCCCGAAGTCATCAAAAGAACGGGAATAAAAGCCGAAGAGATCGAAGATTTCATCGTGGGATCAGCCACGGGCGTGAATGAGCAATGGAGTTATGGAGGGCGGTTCCCCATTTTCCTGGCCAACCTCCCGCAAACGATCGCGGCCAAATTTGTAGACCAACAATGTGGTTCGGCCATGGCTGGAATTCATGTCGGGTTTATGGAAATTGCCATGGGATTTGCCGACATCGTGATGATTGGGGGAATGGAACACATGACCCGCGTTCCCATAGGGGGACCCCTTTTGGAGAAAGGGGCCATTGCCCCTAATATGCGCCTTTTCACGGATCCGGCCTATAAACACTGGGATATGATGACCACCATGAATATGGGGTTTACCGCGGAGAAGCTCTTTGCCCAGAGTGGCTTAACTAAAGAAGACATGGATCGCTGGGGAGTACGTTCCCACCAGCTGGCGGCCAAGGCCCAAAAGGAAGGTTTTTTCAAGGATGAAATCTTACCCATCGAGGCCGAACAGGCAGATGGAAAAATGATGGTGGTGGATAAAGATCAGGCCGTCCGGGCAGACACCACCATGGAAGGGATGAAGGACCTGAAGCCGGCGTATAAACCGGACGGGGCAGTCACTGCAGGGACTTCCTCACCCCTAAATGCTGCGGCTACCTCCATGATCCTGATGTCCAAGGAGACCGCCAAAAAGAAAGGGATCCAGCCTATGGCCGTTATCCGGTCCATCGGCTTTGCCGGAGTGGACCCAACCATCATGGGAGCCGGCCCGGTTCCCGCCAGCCGCAAGGCCTTAGAAAAGGCTGGTTTGCAGGTTAAAGACATCGATTACTGGGAGATCAACGAAGCCTTTGCCATTGTCGTTTTAAACTGCGCCAAAGAACTCGGAATTGATCCGGATCGGGTCAACGTCATGGGTGGAGGATTAGCCATCGGGCATCCGCTCGGGGCAACCGGGATCCGCCTGGTTGGAACGCTGGCCCGAATTTTGAAAGCAAAAGGTGGCCGATATGGACTGGCCAACGCCTGTGTTGGCGGCGGTCAGGGTGTGGCCACGATTATTGAGAGAGAACCTTGA
- a CDS encoding 4-hydroxyphenylacetate 3-hydroxylase N-terminal domain-containing protein: MRTKQQYIEGLQKMRRNIYMDGQKIARTDELQMPTIDTIGLTFDYAAKPEHQDLCTATSHLTGEKISRFCHIHHSKEDLHKKQDMTRLLCQAAGGCIQRCMGCDGANAIYNVSYEADKQNTGATQYHENFKKWVERFQKEDLVGCCAQTDVKGDRMKRPSQQKDPDMYVRVVERKKDGIVVRGSKVHNSEASVADEILVVPTRALLPEEKDWAVAFAVPGDWEGVKQVVTVHNLRAREYFKRGFAPGSTDSYTIFDDAFIPWERVFLCGETIHGGTCALLFALFHRHSYSGCKPALGDLMLGTVALAAEYNGIAKASHVRDKLAEIIRVSELGYAAGFTASELGKPEVYIPGVGFRPYGPGSYIPHSIYANVGRNLTGEAVFREAEILCDVSGGIPATFPHEGDFVNPETKDLLYKYITRNPEIPPQDAAQLWRYVGDLLCSATGGIHQFGAFHGGGSPIMEAIAITTQYDIEARKKMVRKLAGIPDRPKNPEMPGTKK; this comes from the coding sequence ATGAGGACCAAACAGCAGTATATCGAAGGCCTGCAGAAGATGCGGCGGAACATTTACATGGATGGGCAGAAGATCGCCCGCACGGATGAGCTGCAGATGCCCACCATCGACACTATCGGGTTGACCTTTGATTACGCCGCCAAGCCCGAGCATCAGGATCTATGCACGGCCACTTCCCACCTGACTGGGGAGAAGATCAGCCGCTTCTGTCATATCCATCACAGCAAAGAGGATTTGCACAAGAAACAGGATATGACCCGGCTGCTTTGCCAGGCCGCCGGGGGATGTATTCAGCGGTGTATGGGGTGTGATGGGGCCAATGCCATCTATAACGTTTCTTACGAGGCGGACAAGCAGAACACCGGGGCCACGCAGTATCATGAGAATTTCAAAAAGTGGGTGGAGCGGTTCCAGAAGGAAGACTTGGTGGGTTGTTGTGCGCAGACGGATGTGAAGGGGGACCGGATGAAGCGGCCTTCGCAGCAGAAGGATCCCGATATGTATGTTCGTGTGGTGGAGCGGAAGAAGGATGGGATTGTGGTGCGGGGTTCGAAGGTGCATAATTCGGAGGCTTCTGTGGCCGATGAGATCCTGGTGGTTCCCACGCGTGCCCTTTTGCCGGAGGAGAAGGATTGGGCGGTGGCGTTTGCGGTTCCTGGAGATTGGGAAGGGGTAAAGCAAGTCGTGACGGTGCATAACCTGCGGGCCCGGGAGTATTTCAAGAGAGGTTTTGCTCCTGGGTCGACGGATTCGTATACGATTTTTGATGATGCGTTTATTCCGTGGGAGCGGGTGTTCCTTTGCGGGGAAACCATCCACGGGGGCACGTGTGCACTGCTCTTCGCCCTTTTTCACCGCCACAGCTATTCAGGTTGCAAGCCGGCGTTGGGAGACTTGATGCTGGGAACGGTGGCTTTGGCGGCGGAATACAATGGAATTGCTAAGGCGTCGCATGTGCGGGACAAGTTGGCGGAGATTATCCGGGTGTCCGAGCTTGGCTATGCGGCCGGCTTCACCGCTTCCGAATTGGGGAAGCCCGAAGTATACATTCCTGGGGTGGGATTTAGGCCTTATGGGCCGGGAAGTTATATCCCCCATTCCATTTATGCCAACGTGGGCCGCAACCTAACCGGGGAGGCGGTTTTCCGGGAGGCCGAAATTCTTTGCGACGTTTCCGGAGGGATTCCGGCCACCTTCCCCCATGAAGGGGATTTTGTGAACCCCGAGACTAAAGATCTCTTATACAAATACATCACCCGTAACCCGGAAATTCCACCGCAAGATGCCGCCCAGCTCTGGCGGTACGTGGGCGACCTGCTCTGCTCAGCCACGGGTGGAATTCACCAGTTTGGAGCGTTTCATGGTGGGGGCTCGCCAATCATGGAAGCTATTGCTATCACTACCCAGTATGACATCGAGGCCCGTAAAAAAATGGTCAGGAAGCTCGCGGGCATACCGGACAGGCCCAAAAATCCGGAAATGCCAGGAACAAAGAAATGA